The genomic DNA GATGCAAAATGTCAACGGACGGGACAGGCACGGGCACACTCCTCTCATTAACGCCGCAAAAGCGGGGGACATGGAAACAGTCTCCGATTTACTGCGGCGGGGCGCCGACCTGGACGCGCGCAGCGACAAGGGAAAGACCGCCCTCCACTATGCGGCTGCCAATGGTCATGTCGAGGTGGTCCGGCTGCTCGTACAGAGCGGCGCCACCGTCGATGCCCGCGACAGGGAAGGGCACACCCCTCTCATGTTCGCGGCAATCTACGGCTGCAACCACACCGTCCAGGCCCTCATCAACAGCGGCGCCGATACTCGCGCCAGAACCCTCGCCGGCAACACCGCCATGGTCTACGCCGAAAACAACGGCCGGCCTCTTGCCCTGGCCCTCCTGAAGAAAGCACAGCGTACGGAGGGGACCGCCTGAAGAACAAGCCCACTGCCGGGGGGCCGCCTTCGGCCCCTCAGCTTTCCGCATGAATCGGTCAGCCGGCCCCGTACGTCATACCAGAGAGGTCACCCATCATGCTCAAAGCCCCCCTGATACGTGACACCAAAGCCATTCTGACCGGCTTCGCCACTACCTTGAAGCACCTCCTGCAGCGCCCGGTGACAATCCAGTACCCGGAGCAGAAGCGGACTCCCCCCCCCAGATACCGCGCACGGATCGTCCTTACCAGGGACCCGGACGGCGAGGAGCGGTGCGTTGCGTGCTACCTCTGCTCGGCCGCATGTCCGGTGGACTGCATCTCCATCCAGGCCACTGAATCCCCGGAAGGGCGGCGGTACCCGGAGTGGTTCCGTATTAACTTCGCCCGCTGCATCTACTGCGGCCTCTGCGCCGATGCATGTCCGACCCTGGCGATCCAGATGACCCCCGACTACGAGTTCTGCAAGCGGAACATCATGGAGATGATCTATGAGAAGGAAGACCTCCTCATCGACAACGGGGGCAAGGACGGGAGCTACAACTATTACCGCCATGCAGGGATGGGGGTCGTCCAGCCCCGGGGGAGCAGCCCGGGGGAGGAGCCGCCAGTGGACCCACGGGACCTGATGCCCTAAGAGGCTGTTGAAAAGCGGGTTGTTCAAAAATAGTCAGATCTTCTAGCACCCGCAGAACGCCCCACGGAGGCGTAGTACCCTATGGGGCATAAACAGCGCTACGCCGCACAAGGCGGCTTTCGAGGAGGGCGGCGAGATGGCTGTTTTTAGCTTCGCTGAAACTTCGTTTTCAACAACCTCTCTAGCCCTCCCGGCGCGGCCGGATTCTCTGTGATAAAATGAACTGATAATGGAGCAGACCCTCTTCTACATACTGGCTGCCGTCACCGTCGCTGCAACCCTGTTTGCCATCACCGAACGGCACACGGTGCATGCCATCGTCTATCTCGTCACATCCTTCTTCGCACTCGCCGTGATCTTTTTCCTTCTCGGCGCGCCCGTCGTGGCCGCGTTCGAGGTGATCATCTATGCAGGAGCAATCATGGTGCTGTTTCTGTTCGTCATCATGATGCTCGACCTGGGCCATCCCGAGAAGGTACGTACCCCGGGAATACTGGAGTGGGTGCCGGCTGCTATTCTCGGGACGGTCACCCTGGGCTCCCTGGTGGCCCTCGTCGCAGGCCGTTCGTCGCTGCCAGGCACCGGAACCGGTTACATCACCATCCGCGACTTCAGCGTAACCCTCTTCAGAAATTACGGCATCGCCGTAGAGATAATCTCGCTGCAGCTTCTCTTCGCCCTTGTAGGGGCGCTCTACCTCGGCAGGCGCAACGGATCGCGTTCCGAAAATCGTTCCCCGGGAACAGGCAGGACCGGAGAGGGGACCGAATGATCGTGCCCCTTCTCCACGTGCTTCTGCTGGCGGGCATCCTCTTTGTCCTGGGCCTCGTCTGCACCCTGGTCTGGCGCTCCAACGTGATCATGATGCTCATCGGGATCGAGATCATGCTCAACGCCGCGATGCTCGCCTTCATCGGCGGAGCCAACCGGTGGGGAGCGGCCGACGGCCAGGTCTTCGCCCTCATGATCGTGGCGATGACCTCCGCCGAGGTTTCCCTAGCCCTGGCGCTGGTTGTCTACCTGCACAGGCGGAAGAAGACGGTGAACACCGACGAGTTCAGTTCGATGAAGGGATGAAAAGGCTGCAATAGGTCTTATACGACCTATAGGACCTATGGGACCTATAATGAACCTCTACCTTACCCTCATACTCCTCTTCCCCCTCCTGGGGGCGGTGCTCAACATGGTGATCGGCCGGAAGCTGCCGCGCCTGGTGAGCGAAACGATGGCTTGTGCCGTCGTATGGGGAGCTTTTGCCTGCACCGCCCTTGCATTCGCAATGTACCGGGCACCGGTGCGGGTCGAACTGGCTTCGTGGCTCCAGGATTTCGATTTTTCAGCCCCCATCGCACTCTATCTCGACCCGCTCTCCCTGGTGATGACCCTCATGATCACCTTCGTCTGCGGCCTCATACACGTCTACGCGGTCGGGTACATGCGGGGGGAGGAGAGCCATGCCCGCTTCTTCGCGCTCCTCAACCTCTTCGTCTTCGCCATGCTCGTGCTGGTGCTGGCTGACAACCTGCCGCTCCTGTACCTCGGGTGGGAGGGGGTCGGCTTCTGCTCCTACGCCCTCATCGGGTTCTGGTACCGGGACGCCGGGAACGCCGATGCCGGCCGAAAGGCATTCATCACCACACGGATCGGCGATACCGCCCTCGGGATCGGCATCGTCTGGTGTTTCCAGCTCTTCCGGACCCAGTCCATCAGTGAGATCAACCAGATGGGGTTCCTTCTCCCCGTGGGGGTGATCACTGCGCTGGGATTCCTCTTCCTGCTGGGAGCTGCCGGGAAATCAGCCCAAGTCCCTCTGATGGTGTGGCTTCCCGACGCCATGGCAGGACCTACGCCCGTCTCCGCCCTGATCCACGCCGCCACCATGGTGACTGCAGGTGTCTATCTCATGGCGCGGATGTTTCCCCTCTTCAGCGTATCGGCACCGGTGATGGCGGCCGTCGCGGTAACTGGAGCCGTAACCGCGCTTTACGGGGCGACCTGCGCCCTGGCCCAGCGTGACCTTAAACGGGTGCTGGCCTACTCCACCATCAGCCAGATCGGCTACATGATGCTCGGCGTCGGCGCGGGAGCCATTACCGCCGCCACCTTCCATCTGCTCGTCCACGCATTCTTCAAGGCGCTTCTCTTCCTCTGCGCAGGAGTCGTCATAACGGCGCTCCACCATGAGCAGGACATCTTCAGGATGGGGGGGCTGCGCAGGAAGATGCCCTACACCTTCTGGACCTTCTTCATCGGCGCGGCATGCCTGGCCGGCTTGCCCCCCACCGGCGGGTTCTTCAGCAAGGACGCCATCCTCGCCGCTGTCTGGGCCAAAGGTGGTCTGCTCTACGGCACGCTTTTCATCCTGGGCATCGTGACGGCGCTCCTCACCTCCATCTATACATTCAGACTCGTCTATCTTGTGTTTGCCGGAGAAGGGGTTAAGGAAGCGGAGCATGTCCCCCGGGTGATGCAGACGATGCTCCTTCCCCTGGCGATTCTCGGTTTTTTCGGAGGGTTTCTCCACCTTCCCGACTACCTGCTCGAAGGTGGGGGCTGGCTCGGGGGATTCTTCTCCACCGCCCTGCCCAGAGGTATACCAGTTCCTCACGACACCGAGCTTATCGTGGAAGGAATCGCCGGTACCGTAGCGCTGGCTGGGGTCATTGCGGTGCACCTCCGCTATGGGGGGCTGCGCAGGCAGACCCGCATCGAAGCGGCGGCGACCGGGCCCGCAGGCGCTGCCGGCTTCTTCCTGAACGGCTGGTACGTCGACGGCCTCTACCGGATTCTCTTCATCAGGCCATTCGAGTGGATGGCAGGCTTTCTGTGGCGGCGGGTTGACGAAGGCGTAATCGACGATTCGCTGGACGCGATGGCCGCATCGGTGGGTAAGGCCGGGAGAAGTCTCGCCGGCTGGACAAGCGGCAGGGTGTCGGTCTACCTGGCCAGTTTCGCCGCAGGAGCCGCTGTTCTCCTGGGATGGCTGGCATGGGGGAAGTTCTGATGGAGCAGATCCTCCTCACCCTTCTCGTCTTTCTCCCCCTGGCGGGATGTGTCGCCCTGATCCCCTTCTGGAAGCGCGACGGAGTAGCGCGGGGTGTCGCCTTCACCTTCGCCCTGGCGGAACTCCTTCTCGCCGCCGGCGCATGGCGCCCCGCACCGGCGCCCGTCACCGGCGGAGCTCCCCTCCCCGGGTTCTTCCACTGGCAGGACCTCCCCTGGATCGAGCGCTTCGGCATCCGCTACCTCCTCGGGATGGACGGCATCAGCTACCTCCTCGTGCTCCTCACCGCGTTCCTGACGGTAGTGGCGATGCTCGTTTCGTGGCGAAGCGTGCGGGAGCGGGTTCCCCTTTTCTTCTGCACACTGCTCCTGATGGAAACGGGGATTATAGGGGTCTTTCTCGCCCTCGACCTTTTTCTCTTCTACCTCTTCTGGGAGGTCATGCTCGTCCCCATGTTCCTCCTCATCGGGATCTGGGGGCACGGGCGGCGAATCTATTCCGCGGTGAAGTTCTTCCTCTACACCCTGGCTGGCTCGCTCCTCATGCTGCTGGCCATCATCGCCATCTACTTCATCCACGGCAACCAGACGGGAACCTTCAGCTTCGCGCTCCCGGCTCTCCTGGGAACAAACGTACCTGAAAACCTCTCTCTCTGGCTTTTTGCGGCGTTTCTCCTGGCCTTCGCCATCAAGGTGCCGGTTTTCCCGCTCCACACATGGCTTCCCGACGCCCATACCGACGCACCGACGGCGGGCAGCGTGATCCTCGCCGGGCTGCTGCTGAAGACGGGAGCCTACGGGATCATCCGTTTCGCGATCCCCCTCTTCCCGCAGGCGGCGGCGGAGTTCCGCCCCCTGCTCTACGCAGTGGCGGTAATCGGCATCATATACGGCTCCTGGATAGCCTATGCCCAGACCGACATGAAGCGGCTCGTCGCCTACTCCAGCGTAGGACACATGGGATTCGTCGCTCTGGGTATCGCGTCCTGGTCACCGGTCGCCATGTCGGGAACCGTCCTCCAGATGGTCAACCACGGCATCACCACCGGCGCTCTCTTCGCCCTCGTCGGGATGCTGGACGAGCGCGCGCACAGCCGGGAGATCGCCGACTTCGGCGGACTGTGGGGAAAGATCCCCATCTTCAGCTTCTTCTTCCTATTCTTCTCGATGGCTTCGGCGGGGCTCCCCGGCCTCAACAACTTTGCGGGGGAATTTCTCATCCTGGCCGGCTCTTTCCGGGTATTCCCCCTTCCGGCGGTTTTCGCGCTGGTGGGGATCATCCTGCCCCTCGTGTACACCGTGCGACTCGTCCAGGAACTGCTCTTCGGTCCCGGCGGGGAGACTGCGGCCAGTGAACTCACCCTCCGTGAAGGCTCGGTGCTGGCGGCTCTTGCCATGATCGCGATCTATCTGGGCACCCACCCGGCGCCGGTCCTCGCCATGCTTCAGGTACCGGTGGAAGCGCTGGTGGGGCCGCCGGGAGGATCGCCATGACACTCGCCGACCTTTTGGCAGCCATGCCGCTCCTCATCCTGGCAGTAGCTGCGCTCCTGGTCCTGCTGGCAGGGGCGGTGAAGCCGGGCCGATCGGGTACAACCATCGGCATAGCAGCCCTGACGGCAGCAGGCATCTGGGCCATCGCCGCTCCCGCCCCTCCCGGAGCGGCCACCATCGGCATCGGCGACACCCCGTTTTTCCGTTTCTTTACCCTCTTCTTCGCTCTCACGGCGGCGGCTACCCTTCTCCTTTCCCTGGACCACAACGAGCGCCGGGAAATAAGGGGGGAGGAGTATCCCGCCACGATCCTTTTCGCGGCGTTCGGCATGGTGGCGCTAGCGGGAGCGACAAACCTGCTGATCTTCTTCCTGGGCCTCGAAGCGCTTACCTTCGCCTTCTACATCCTTGTGGCCATCGACCGGAACAGCCCCGGATCGGCGGAGGCCGGACTGAAGTACCTCATTCTGGGCGCGGTGGCCGCGGCATTCATCGCTTTCGGCCTCGCTCTCATCTATGCCGGAGCCGGCACTCTCTCCATCGCTCCGGCGATGCAGGCGGCCTTCGGCGGCGTCACACCTCTCGCTGTCGCAGGATGGGGGTTTGTTCTGATCGGGATCGCATTCAAGGTCTCCCTCGTCCCGGCGCACCTATGGACCCCTGACGTCTATGAAGGAGCCCCCGCGCCGGTCGTGGCCTTTCTCTCCACAGGCTCCAAGGGGGCCTCTTTCGCCGCTCTCCTTCTGCTCCTCTTCGGGCGGGACCCCGGCTATCTCCGCGAGCCGCTCTGGGTGCTCTCCCTCCTTTCGATGGTGGTGGGAAACCTGGCCGCGCTTCTCCAGACCAATATCAAGCGGATGCTCGCCTACTCCTCCATCGCGCAGATGGGGTACGTCGCCCTGGCGCTCCTTTCGGGAAAAGGGGGTGGATACGAGTCTGTCGTTTTCTACATTGTGGCGTATGCGGCCATGAATATCGCCGCCTTCGGAGTGGTTGCCGTTCTGGATAGGGAAAGGATCGAGGAATATCGGGGGATTGGGTACACACGCCCTCTGGCAGGGGGAGTGCTGGCGCTGGCAATGCTGGGGCTGGCGGGAATCCCGCCGACGGCCGGATTCACCGGCAAATTCTTCATATTCGCTGCGGCCATCCGCAGCGGCGAGGCGCTCCTCGCGGTCATCGGGATACTCACCGCAGCGGTTTCTGCATTTTATTACCTGCGTGTGGTGGTGAATCTCTACATGCGGCAGCCGGAACAACCGGAAAGTGCCGGTCGCCATTCCATCCCGGAATTCGTGGCCCTTGCCGGCTCCTCAGCCGTCACGGTTGCTCTCGGCGTCTACCCCGACCCGCTGCTTCAGGCAATCGGCAGGATTCTCGTACTGCCGTAGTGAATAAAGAAAAGGCGGAGAAGCGGGCCCTCCCGCCCGATTCTCCGCCTGCATATCATCTCGATAGCAAACCTGCTACTTCTTCTCGACAGGCTTTATGGTGATATCCACCCTCCTGTTCTTGGCCCTTCCCCCGTCGGTCTTGTTGTCCCCCACGGGCTTCAGCTCACCGTATCCCGCAGTAGAAACCCTTGAGGAATCCACTCCCTGACCGACGAGAATCTGCTTCACCGATGCCGCCCTCCGCTCCGAGAGCCGTTGATTCACATCCGCAGTTCCGGTGCTGTCGGTATGGCCGGCAACGTAGATCATCGTCTGGGGATACTGGTTCACGACCTTGGCGAACTTTCGCAGCTCGTCCGCAGCCGAACCGCGAACCGTCGCCGAATTCACGTCGAACAGCAGGTCCCCCTTGAAATTCACCCCGAGGTCGTTCTGGTCGCGGCTGATGCTGACGCCGTCGGCGCCCCCCAGTTCGCGGCGCATGGCTTCCTCCTGCTTATCCATGTAATCGCCTATGAGCGCGCCGCTGATGCCCCCCACCACCGCTCCGGCTCCCGCCCCGATCAGGGTCGATTCCGTATCGCGGCCGATGACCTGGCCGAGGAGAGCGCCGGTGGCAGCTCCGGCTCCGGTCCCCAGGAGGGAACCTTTCTTCGTGTTGGACAAGGGCTGGGAACACCCGGCGAGAGCCGTCGCAACAAGCGCGGCCCCTATCATGACTTTCTTCATCCTCTACAACCTCCTTGCTTGGAACTGCTTCGATTCTAGTAAAAGGAGGGCGGGTTTGCCAAGCACGGAATGCTGAGGATGCGCTAAGGGTATGGAAGGGAGTGAACAGACAGCTTGAGACCGGGGACATCTGCCTCGCTGGACCTTCGCCCTTTAATTCTCAGGCGGCAGCAGAATGATGGACAGCGGATCGTTAATGCGAAGATCTCGGCTAATCGGCAGGCGATGTTCGCGAGCTTCGTCCAGCGATTCGAAGCTGCCCGCGGAAACGAAGAATGAGTGCTGCCCGTCCTTGTCGACGACCGGGATGATCGACGAGAGAAGTCCCAACGCCGTGACCTGGAGGTGGAGGTTGTTCGCTCCCTCCACAACGGCGAACTCGCCAACCAGGATTGCGTATTTCCCATTTTCCGGGAGCGGCGTCGGCAGCAGGAGCTGCTCCAGCGCAACCCATTCATACTGCCTCTGCGTACCCGGCAGATTCGCCGATCCATCCCCGTCACCGCAGGCGGTCATTGTTGCTGTAACAATAAAGGCAGCTACAGCATATCGAAAAGCTCGCTTCATCGTCATAACCGAAAATTGTTGTAAGAATTGCGATCTGTCATGTCGGCATAGCCCGGAGAATGGGAACCGAAACTCAAGCCCTCTCTCGATCAGACGCCCGTCCCCTTATTGCCTGGCACGCTCACAATGCGCCCAGCACCTTCAGTAGGTGCGGCACCATCTGCTTCTTGCGGGACATGACGCCTTTAAGCTCGTAAAGCTGCGGCTCCACCTGCGGGTACCCCATGACATGGGCCAGTTCGTTCTTTCCCTCGACGAGGAACAGGGTGCTTTCCGTGTAGATGTCCGTCACCATCAGCCCCGCCAGGTGCAGGCGGTGCTCCCGCCTGATCCGCTTGAGCGCCTCGCGCAGGACATCCTTGAGATCATGGAACTCGTCAAAACCGACCACCTCCACCTGCCCGACGCCGAAAAGGGTATCGGCGGCGCTGAAGTGCTTGAAGTCGGCTCGGATCGCTTCTTCCGGAGTCCCGTAGGCGGAAAAGCCGCTGCACGACGAGAAGATGTCCCGGCCGAATTCCGCATGATCCAGGCCCGCCCGCGTCTCCAGCCATGCAGTCATCTCCCGGTCCCGGGCTGTCGTCGTCGGTGATTTGAGGATCACCGTGTCCGAGAGAATCCCTGCCAGGAGCAGTGCAGCGATTCGCTGTTCCGGCTCCACGCCCCGTTCGCGGTACAAAGAGGCCACCACGGTGCACGTACTGCCGACCGGCGCGACCATGAAGGTGATCGGCTGATTGGTGGGGGGATTACCCAGCTTGTGGTGGTCGATCACTTCCAGTATCTCCACCGCATCGGCCCCCGGCACCGCCTGGGCAAGTTCGTTGTGATCCACCAGGATCAGGGAGTAGGGGACAGGGGAGAGGAGCGAAGATTTCGTGGCCACACCGGCGATGCTGCCGTCCTCTTCCACCACGATCACGGCGGGCTCACCCGAATGGAGCAGCTTGAGCCGAAGGTGCTCCACCGGCTCCGAGACGCCGATCTTCTCGAAATGAGGCTCGACGAAGCATGACAGCGGCATGGAGAGTCGCGCCAGCCACGTTGCTGTCGCGGTGTCATGGGGGGTGGAAATGACGGTGACTCCGGCCTGCCCGGCCCGCTCCAGGAGGTTGGAGCTGACCGCCATCCCCCCGGTGACCACCAGCAGTCGCACGTTCTTTTCGATGGCGGCAAGGTGGATGGAGGGACGGTCGCCAGTCATGATCAGCAGCGAAGCAGGGTCGTAGCCGTCGATCCGGCTCGTGAACAACTCCTCCCTCATGGCGCCGATGAACAGATGGAGATGCTCCACTTCGTCAGAGGGATCGCCGGCAAGAAAGCTTCCGTCCAGGCAGGCGGCAAGCGAGCGGAGAGAGGTGTCCACGCCACGTCTGCGATCGGTGCCTGCAACCAGGTATTTTTCCGACAGCTTCAGCAGCGAGACGACCCCCAGAGGCACATCTTCGTCATCCGTCACCGCCAGCACCCTTATGGAGTGGCGGTGAAAGAGCTCCAGCGCGTCCTTGAGCGGCATATCGGCTTTGGCGGTAACAGGCCTGCGGTTGATGATGTCCCGCACCTTGGGGTGGACGTCCGCCAGGTAGAGGGGAGCTTCGATGCCAAGGCGTTCGAGGATATAGCGGGTCTGAGGATTGGGTGTCCCGGCCATGGCCGCGGAAACCCCATCCTGCCCCAGCTGTTTCTTGAGTTCAGCATAGGCAATCGCCGACGCAATGGAATCGGTATCCGGGTTTTTGTGCCCGATCACGTAGATCTGTTTTGTCATAAATGTTCTCGCAATGGCAGGATTAGGGTAGCTTCCTATATGTAGGCAGCCTTTTCAAAGGTTCGCGGCAGTTGACCCGTTCGGACAGCCCTTCCGCCCAATCGCATCCCTGCTTGACTTTACACACTCCAAGGTGTAAACGTTTGTGTAACGGAGGTGCCCATGGCAACTAATCTAGCTATCGATGATAAGCTGCTCGAAGAAGCCCGCATTGTCGGCAAACATGCTACAAAAAAGGCGGTGGTTAACGAAGCACTTGCGGAATATATCCAGCGCCGCAAGCAAGCCGAAATCATTAAGCTGTTTCATTCGGTAGAGTATGATCAGAACTACGACTATAAGAAGCAGCGGCAAAAGTAATGAAAGTCCTTGTCGACACATCCATATGGTCATTGGCACTGCGGCGAAATCTGCCTTCTGATGGCCAGGAGGTGTCTGAACTAACCGAGTTAATCAGGGAGTCCCGGGTTCAGATGATCGGACCAATACGTCAGGAACTCCTCTCGGGCGTAAAGAGCCACTCTCAGTTTCAGAAACTACGCAATCATCTGCGGCCATTTCCTGATCTCGAAGTTACAACCCGCGATTTTGAGTACGCGGCTGAGTTCTTCAACCTCTGTCGCAGCAAGGGAATCCAGGGATCAAATACCGACTTCCTCATTTGTGCCATAGCGGCGCATCACAAGATGCCCATTTTTACCACCGATGGGGATTTCACCCTATTTCAGGCTCACCTGCCAATTTTGCTCCATAACCCTCGCTCCTTATAATTTTCTCCGCCAACGGTTCGGCAGTTGACCCGCCAGCCCAGTCTTTTCAGGGCGGGCGGTGTCTAACTGACTGGTTGTGCGTTTATACTCAGTTTCATCTTCCGCTTTTGGCGTTTTAAGAAATTTATGCTCTTCATCAATCTGAGGACGGAACCTC from Geobacter sp. DSM 9736 includes the following:
- a CDS encoding ankyrin repeat domain-containing protein, whose amino-acid sequence is MMQNVNGRDRHGHTPLINAAKAGDMETVSDLLRRGADLDARSDKGKTALHYAAANGHVEVVRLLVQSGATVDARDREGHTPLMFAAIYGCNHTVQALINSGADTRARTLAGNTAMVYAENNGRPLALALLKKAQRTEGTA
- the nuoI gene encoding NADH-quinone oxidoreductase subunit NuoI; translated protein: MLKAPLIRDTKAILTGFATTLKHLLQRPVTIQYPEQKRTPPPRYRARIVLTRDPDGEERCVACYLCSAACPVDCISIQATESPEGRRYPEWFRINFARCIYCGLCADACPTLAIQMTPDYEFCKRNIMEMIYEKEDLLIDNGGKDGSYNYYRHAGMGVVQPRGSSPGEEPPVDPRDLMP
- a CDS encoding NADH-quinone oxidoreductase subunit J, with product MEQTLFYILAAVTVAATLFAITERHTVHAIVYLVTSFFALAVIFFLLGAPVVAAFEVIIYAGAIMVLFLFVIMMLDLGHPEKVRTPGILEWVPAAILGTVTLGSLVALVAGRSSLPGTGTGYITIRDFSVTLFRNYGIAVEIISLQLLFALVGALYLGRRNGSRSENRSPGTGRTGEGTE
- the nuoK gene encoding NADH-quinone oxidoreductase subunit NuoK yields the protein MIVPLLHVLLLAGILFVLGLVCTLVWRSNVIMMLIGIEIMLNAAMLAFIGGANRWGAADGQVFALMIVAMTSAEVSLALALVVYLHRRKKTVNTDEFSSMKG
- the nuoL gene encoding NADH-quinone oxidoreductase subunit L; translation: MNLYLTLILLFPLLGAVLNMVIGRKLPRLVSETMACAVVWGAFACTALAFAMYRAPVRVELASWLQDFDFSAPIALYLDPLSLVMTLMITFVCGLIHVYAVGYMRGEESHARFFALLNLFVFAMLVLVLADNLPLLYLGWEGVGFCSYALIGFWYRDAGNADAGRKAFITTRIGDTALGIGIVWCFQLFRTQSISEINQMGFLLPVGVITALGFLFLLGAAGKSAQVPLMVWLPDAMAGPTPVSALIHAATMVTAGVYLMARMFPLFSVSAPVMAAVAVTGAVTALYGATCALAQRDLKRVLAYSTISQIGYMMLGVGAGAITAATFHLLVHAFFKALLFLCAGVVITALHHEQDIFRMGGLRRKMPYTFWTFFIGAACLAGLPPTGGFFSKDAILAAVWAKGGLLYGTLFILGIVTALLTSIYTFRLVYLVFAGEGVKEAEHVPRVMQTMLLPLAILGFFGGFLHLPDYLLEGGGWLGGFFSTALPRGIPVPHDTELIVEGIAGTVALAGVIAVHLRYGGLRRQTRIEAAATGPAGAAGFFLNGWYVDGLYRILFIRPFEWMAGFLWRRVDEGVIDDSLDAMAASVGKAGRSLAGWTSGRVSVYLASFAAGAAVLLGWLAWGKF
- a CDS encoding NuoM family protein, whose product is MGEVLMEQILLTLLVFLPLAGCVALIPFWKRDGVARGVAFTFALAELLLAAGAWRPAPAPVTGGAPLPGFFHWQDLPWIERFGIRYLLGMDGISYLLVLLTAFLTVVAMLVSWRSVRERVPLFFCTLLLMETGIIGVFLALDLFLFYLFWEVMLVPMFLLIGIWGHGRRIYSAVKFFLYTLAGSLLMLLAIIAIYFIHGNQTGTFSFALPALLGTNVPENLSLWLFAAFLLAFAIKVPVFPLHTWLPDAHTDAPTAGSVILAGLLLKTGAYGIIRFAIPLFPQAAAEFRPLLYAVAVIGIIYGSWIAYAQTDMKRLVAYSSVGHMGFVALGIASWSPVAMSGTVLQMVNHGITTGALFALVGMLDERAHSREIADFGGLWGKIPIFSFFFLFFSMASAGLPGLNNFAGEFLILAGSFRVFPLPAVFALVGIILPLVYTVRLVQELLFGPGGETAASELTLREGSVLAALAMIAIYLGTHPAPVLAMLQVPVEALVGPPGGSP
- a CDS encoding NADH-quinone oxidoreductase subunit N, whose product is MTLADLLAAMPLLILAVAALLVLLAGAVKPGRSGTTIGIAALTAAGIWAIAAPAPPGAATIGIGDTPFFRFFTLFFALTAAATLLLSLDHNERREIRGEEYPATILFAAFGMVALAGATNLLIFFLGLEALTFAFYILVAIDRNSPGSAEAGLKYLILGAVAAAFIAFGLALIYAGAGTLSIAPAMQAAFGGVTPLAVAGWGFVLIGIAFKVSLVPAHLWTPDVYEGAPAPVVAFLSTGSKGASFAALLLLLFGRDPGYLREPLWVLSLLSMVVGNLAALLQTNIKRMLAYSSIAQMGYVALALLSGKGGGYESVVFYIVAYAAMNIAAFGVVAVLDRERIEEYRGIGYTRPLAGGVLALAMLGLAGIPPTAGFTGKFFIFAAAIRSGEALLAVIGILTAAVSAFYYLRVVVNLYMRQPEQPESAGRHSIPEFVALAGSSAVTVALGVYPDPLLQAIGRILVLP
- a CDS encoding OmpA family protein, which encodes MKKVMIGAALVATALAGCSQPLSNTKKGSLLGTGAGAATGALLGQVIGRDTESTLIGAGAGAVVGGISGALIGDYMDKQEEAMRRELGGADGVSISRDQNDLGVNFKGDLLFDVNSATVRGSAADELRKFAKVVNQYPQTMIYVAGHTDSTGTADVNQRLSERRAASVKQILVGQGVDSSRVSTAGYGELKPVGDNKTDGGRAKNRRVDITIKPVEKK
- a CDS encoding SPOR domain-containing protein; protein product: MKRAFRYAVAAFIVTATMTACGDGDGSANLPGTQRQYEWVALEQLLLPTPLPENGKYAILVGEFAVVEGANNLHLQVTALGLLSSIIPVVDKDGQHSFFVSAGSFESLDEAREHRLPISRDLRINDPLSIILLPPEN
- a CDS encoding putative manganese-dependent inorganic diphosphatase, with the protein product MTKQIYVIGHKNPDTDSIASAIAYAELKKQLGQDGVSAAMAGTPNPQTRYILERLGIEAPLYLADVHPKVRDIINRRPVTAKADMPLKDALELFHRHSIRVLAVTDDEDVPLGVVSLLKLSEKYLVAGTDRRRGVDTSLRSLAACLDGSFLAGDPSDEVEHLHLFIGAMREELFTSRIDGYDPASLLIMTGDRPSIHLAAIEKNVRLLVVTGGMAVSSNLLERAGQAGVTVISTPHDTATATWLARLSMPLSCFVEPHFEKIGVSEPVEHLRLKLLHSGEPAVIVVEEDGSIAGVATKSSLLSPVPYSLILVDHNELAQAVPGADAVEILEVIDHHKLGNPPTNQPITFMVAPVGSTCTVVASLYRERGVEPEQRIAALLLAGILSDTVILKSPTTTARDREMTAWLETRAGLDHAEFGRDIFSSCSGFSAYGTPEEAIRADFKHFSAADTLFGVGQVEVVGFDEFHDLKDVLREALKRIRREHRLHLAGLMVTDIYTESTLFLVEGKNELAHVMGYPQVEPQLYELKGVMSRKKQMVPHLLKVLGAL
- a CDS encoding type II toxin-antitoxin system VapB family antitoxin, with product MATNLAIDDKLLEEARIVGKHATKKAVVNEALAEYIQRRKQAEIIKLFHSVEYDQNYDYKKQRQK
- a CDS encoding PIN domain-containing protein, producing MKVLVDTSIWSLALRRNLPSDGQEVSELTELIRESRVQMIGPIRQELLSGVKSHSQFQKLRNHLRPFPDLEVTTRDFEYAAEFFNLCRSKGIQGSNTDFLICAIAAHHKMPIFTTDGDFTLFQAHLPILLHNPRSL